In one window of Tumebacillus algifaecis DNA:
- a CDS encoding alpha/beta hydrolase yields MKRFRTMTVQGREVLVYLPPSYADTEQRYPVAYIHDRGELFTQSINYLEHLFLQKELPELILVGITPHHRQEDYTPWPAQSLDEAAPPFRGKGRDYVDEIADVLKPCIDEQYRTRPEAEQTAIAGASLGGLISLFAGYWRPETFGRIGLLSASFWYQGVLPYMREQEALAPHLRVFLSVGSCEGMYKQNAQQEMVQNTREAHDLLLAKGFPAEQLHMKVEPGGTHDALFMLQQFPDALRWLFAPPTRKSGERLGTDEGAIALGAYRLPRTTQWVMRAKRTGREYRIFIAVPSTPPPAQGYPVVYALDGNASFGSLTEAMRLQSRRQHGVTPAVIVSIGYDSEEAIVTDQRFYDYTVQADPSELPTHPGGAAWPTTGGAEQFLAFIEEELKPEVARQYPINNEQQALFGHSLGGFFTLYTLFTKPESFQHFIAGSPSVWWKEHTLLQMWPDLEKRLQQGAVQTRLLLAIGSEEKPSMVEDTKRLYRLLSPYQNRGLCVELQICQGEGHVSVIPPLISHMFRFLSPKQS; encoded by the coding sequence ATGAAACGATTTCGGACAATGACAGTGCAAGGTCGGGAGGTCCTCGTCTATCTACCTCCCTCCTATGCTGATACAGAGCAACGCTACCCTGTCGCCTACATACACGATCGTGGGGAGCTGTTCACCCAATCGATCAATTATCTGGAGCATCTCTTTTTGCAAAAGGAACTGCCCGAACTGATCTTGGTCGGGATCACCCCGCATCACCGCCAGGAAGACTACACTCCTTGGCCCGCTCAGTCGTTGGATGAGGCGGCCCCACCTTTTCGCGGGAAGGGACGGGACTACGTGGATGAGATCGCCGATGTGCTCAAGCCCTGCATCGATGAACAGTATCGCACCAGACCGGAGGCGGAGCAAACGGCGATCGCAGGTGCCTCACTCGGCGGATTGATCTCGCTGTTCGCTGGGTACTGGCGGCCCGAGACGTTCGGGCGGATCGGGCTTTTGTCCGCATCCTTTTGGTATCAAGGTGTACTTCCCTACATGCGGGAACAGGAGGCGCTTGCGCCGCACCTGCGCGTCTTCCTGTCGGTCGGAAGCTGTGAAGGGATGTACAAACAGAACGCGCAACAGGAGATGGTGCAAAATACGCGGGAGGCGCACGACCTGTTGCTTGCCAAAGGTTTCCCCGCCGAACAGCTGCACATGAAGGTCGAGCCAGGCGGCACGCACGATGCGCTGTTTATGCTCCAACAATTTCCCGATGCACTGCGCTGGCTGTTCGCTCCCCCCACAAGGAAGTCAGGCGAGCGACTTGGCACAGACGAAGGGGCCATCGCGCTTGGCGCGTACCGCTTGCCACGCACGACCCAATGGGTGATGCGTGCCAAACGCACAGGTCGTGAATACAGAATCTTCATCGCCGTGCCGAGCACACCACCGCCTGCACAGGGATACCCCGTAGTCTATGCGCTAGATGGCAATGCCTCGTTCGGGTCGCTTACCGAGGCGATGCGGTTGCAGTCGCGCAGGCAGCATGGTGTGACGCCAGCTGTCATCGTCAGCATTGGCTACGACTCCGAAGAGGCGATCGTCACCGACCAGCGCTTCTATGACTATACGGTGCAGGCCGACCCTTCCGAACTGCCCACGCATCCGGGCGGAGCTGCTTGGCCGACCACGGGCGGCGCTGAACAGTTTCTGGCCTTCATCGAAGAAGAATTGAAGCCGGAAGTGGCGCGGCAGTATCCGATCAACAACGAGCAACAAGCACTTTTTGGTCACTCGTTGGGCGGTTTTTTCACGCTCTATACGCTGTTCACCAAGCCCGAGTCCTTTCAGCACTTTATCGCCGGAAGCCCATCGGTCTGGTGGAAGGAGCACACCTTGTTGCAGATGTGGCCCGATTTGGAAAAGCGCCTGCAGCAGGGAGCGGTGCAGACTCGTCTCTTGCTCGCGATCGGCTCGGAAGAAAAGCCTTCGATGGTCGAAGATACAAAGCGGCTCTATCGTCTGCTCTCCCCGTATCAGAACAGGGGGTTGTGCGTGGAGTTGCAGATCTGTCAGGGGGAGGGCCATGTATCGGTGATCCCTCCGCTGATCAGTCATATGTTTCGCTTCCTCTCTCCCAAGCAGAGTTGA
- a CDS encoding glutamine--tRNA ligase/YqeY domain fusion protein: MDHASSTSDFIRDIIKEDLHEGKVNQVVTRFPPEPNGYLHIGHAKAICINFEIAKDFNGKTNLRFDDTNPVKEDVAYVNAIKADVEWLGFKWDELRFASDYFEEMYDRAVLLIKKGAAFVDDLSAEEIRQTRGSLTEPGQNSPFRDRTVAENLDLFDRMRKGEFKDGEKVLRAKIDMSSPNINLRDPVIYRISHAIHHNTGDKWCIYPMYAFAHPLEDAIEGVSHSLCSLEFRDQRPLYDWVVRECEMPHTPHQYEFGRLNLTDTVMSKRFLKKLVDEGTVDGWDDPRMPTISGLRRRGFTAEAIRKFVRELGVTLGGGEVDYKMLEHYIREDLKLKSPRTMGVIRPLKVVITNYPEDQVEMLDAEVNPEVPEMGTKQIPFSREIYIEQDDFMEVPPAKYFRLFPGNEVRLKNAYFIKCNDVVKDENGQVVELHCTYDPETKSGSGFTGRKVKGTIHWVDAKSAVPAEFRLYQPLLTEEKEEGSDLIERMNPNSLEVVQGYVEAALQAAEPQDKFQFFRHGYFNVDPKNSTPDRKVFNLIVSLKSSFQVK; this comes from the coding sequence GTGGATCATGCATCGAGCACCTCCGATTTTATTCGGGACATTATTAAAGAGGATCTGCACGAGGGTAAGGTCAATCAGGTCGTGACCCGCTTTCCGCCGGAGCCAAATGGATATTTGCATATCGGCCATGCCAAAGCGATCTGTATCAATTTTGAAATCGCCAAGGATTTTAACGGCAAAACCAACCTGCGTTTTGATGACACGAATCCGGTGAAAGAGGATGTCGCGTACGTCAATGCGATCAAAGCGGATGTGGAATGGCTCGGCTTTAAGTGGGATGAGCTGCGTTTTGCTTCTGACTATTTTGAGGAAATGTATGATCGTGCCGTACTGTTGATCAAAAAAGGGGCCGCCTTTGTCGATGATCTGTCGGCCGAAGAGATTCGTCAAACGCGTGGCTCCTTGACCGAACCGGGCCAAAACAGCCCGTTCCGCGATCGTACGGTCGCGGAAAATCTGGACCTGTTCGATCGGATGCGCAAAGGCGAATTCAAAGATGGTGAAAAAGTGTTGCGCGCCAAGATCGACATGTCTTCCCCAAACATCAATTTGCGCGATCCGGTCATCTACCGCATTTCACATGCGATTCACCACAATACGGGCGACAAGTGGTGCATCTACCCGATGTACGCATTCGCCCATCCGCTCGAAGATGCGATCGAGGGAGTGTCGCACTCGCTGTGCTCGCTGGAGTTTCGGGATCAACGTCCGCTGTACGACTGGGTGGTCCGCGAGTGCGAGATGCCGCACACCCCGCACCAATACGAATTTGGCCGCTTGAACCTCACCGATACGGTGATGAGCAAGCGCTTTTTGAAAAAGTTGGTCGATGAAGGAACGGTAGACGGCTGGGATGACCCGCGGATGCCGACGATCTCCGGATTGCGCAGACGTGGCTTTACGGCGGAGGCGATCCGCAAGTTCGTGCGCGAGCTGGGCGTGACGCTTGGCGGCGGTGAAGTGGACTACAAGATGCTCGAACACTACATCCGCGAAGATCTCAAACTCAAATCGCCGCGCACGATGGGTGTGATCCGCCCGCTGAAAGTGGTGATCACCAATTACCCGGAAGACCAAGTGGAGATGCTGGATGCGGAAGTGAATCCGGAAGTGCCGGAGATGGGCACGAAGCAGATTCCCTTTTCCCGTGAAATCTACATTGAGCAAGATGACTTCATGGAAGTGCCGCCTGCCAAGTATTTTCGATTGTTCCCCGGCAATGAAGTCCGCTTGAAAAACGCCTATTTCATCAAATGTAACGATGTGGTGAAGGATGAAAACGGCCAAGTGGTAGAACTGCACTGCACCTATGATCCGGAGACGAAGAGCGGCAGTGGCTTCACAGGTCGCAAAGTAAAAGGTACGATCCATTGGGTCGATGCGAAAAGCGCTGTGCCTGCAGAGTTTCGTTTGTACCAACCGCTGCTGACCGAGGAGAAGGAGGAAGGCAGTGACCTGATCGAACGGATGAATCCGAACTCGCTTGAAGTGGTGCAAGGCTATGTAGAAGCTGCCTTGCAAGCAGCAGAGCCGCAAGACAAGTTCCAATTCTTCCGTCATGGCTACTTCAACGTGGACCCGAAGAACAGCACGCCCGATCGTAAAGTGTTCAATCTGATCGTTTCCTTGAAAAGTTCGTTTCAAGTTAAATAA
- a CDS encoding metal-sensitive transcriptional regulator: MEPKDVRETQTNGPSCHDEGERKSHHSDKMKGNLVTRLNRIEGQIRGLKGMIEKDTYCDDVLNQIAAVQSALNSVGKLLLEGHMRSCVLERIGEGDHEVIDELLVTINKLIK; the protein is encoded by the coding sequence ATGGAACCTAAAGATGTGCGCGAGACGCAAACGAACGGGCCAAGCTGTCATGATGAAGGGGAGAGAAAGAGCCATCATTCTGATAAGATGAAGGGGAATCTGGTGACTCGCTTGAACCGAATCGAAGGACAGATTCGGGGATTAAAAGGGATGATCGAAAAGGATACGTATTGTGACGACGTGTTAAATCAGATCGCCGCCGTTCAGTCTGCGTTGAACAGTGTGGGCAAGCTGCTGTTGGAAGGCCATATGCGCAGCTGCGTGCTGGAGCGCATCGGTGAAGGTGACCATGAAGTGATCGATGAACTTCTGGTTACGATTAACAAGTTGATTAAGTAA
- a CDS encoding AraC family transcriptional regulator, translated as MSLLEPKPSMGVLKLYDSEKNNRFRLHRYPPAEDLRFFIKHFWIVSWDLTDQEPFWQHVVPNPCVNLVIEHGKSGIFGPAKQKFSYQLQGIGCVFGVKFKPGGFYPFLQRSVAELSKQPLNISDVFAVDACALEQAILTETEEEKMVELASAFIRHKLPKQDATILQIDRVIDRIIHNHEITKVDQLCDALAINKRKLQRLFEQYVGVSPKWVIKLYRLQNAAAMIERDHRPDLLQLSLALGYYDQSHFNKDFKMIIGKTPLEYARPTVPGQSTPAPQPQTER; from the coding sequence ATGAGTTTATTGGAACCCAAACCGAGCATGGGAGTTCTAAAACTGTACGACAGCGAGAAAAACAACAGGTTCCGGTTGCATCGCTACCCGCCTGCCGAAGACCTCCGTTTTTTCATCAAGCATTTCTGGATCGTCAGTTGGGATTTGACCGATCAGGAGCCCTTTTGGCAACATGTCGTCCCCAACCCCTGTGTCAATCTGGTGATCGAGCACGGTAAATCGGGAATCTTCGGCCCCGCGAAGCAGAAGTTTTCCTATCAGTTGCAAGGAATAGGATGCGTGTTCGGTGTGAAATTCAAACCGGGCGGTTTCTACCCCTTTCTCCAGCGCTCAGTAGCGGAACTTTCCAAGCAGCCGCTGAACATCAGCGATGTGTTTGCGGTCGATGCGTGCGCGCTGGAACAAGCGATCCTCACCGAAACGGAGGAGGAAAAGATGGTCGAACTGGCCAGCGCTTTCATCCGCCACAAGTTGCCGAAACAGGATGCGACGATCCTGCAGATCGATCGGGTCATCGATCGCATCATTCACAACCACGAAATCACGAAGGTCGACCAGCTCTGCGACGCGCTTGCCATCAACAAAAGAAAACTCCAACGCCTGTTCGAACAGTACGTTGGAGTCAGCCCCAAATGGGTGATCAAACTCTATCGACTTCAAAATGCTGCCGCCATGATCGAGCGCGATCACCGCCCCGATTTGCTGCAACTTTCGCTGGCACTCGGCTATTATGACCAATCTCACTTCAACAAAGACTTCAAAATGATCATCGGCAAGACCCCGCTTGAATACGCACGTCCGACCGTACCCGGGCAATCTACTCCTGCACCTCAACCACAAACGGAACGGTAA
- a CDS encoding SRPBCC family protein: MDLNYEFYIGADKERVWEVLVSPEGTRHTFFGCVINSTFEVGAPFAYVGPGSDGEETVHVYGTILAYEPQKLLSYYEHPGPSYSADHEKLQSRVTFSLEQVGGCTKLTLVNDQWTEGHPSHENAKQHWWMILSNIKTFAETGKTLDFGW; encoded by the coding sequence ATGGATCTGAACTATGAGTTTTATATAGGCGCAGACAAGGAACGGGTGTGGGAGGTCCTCGTGTCGCCAGAGGGCACGCGCCATACATTCTTTGGCTGTGTCATCAACTCGACTTTTGAAGTTGGCGCTCCGTTCGCTTACGTTGGGCCGGGCAGTGACGGCGAGGAGACGGTCCATGTATATGGTACCATCTTGGCTTACGAGCCCCAAAAATTGCTCAGCTACTACGAGCATCCAGGTCCCTCCTACTCGGCGGATCATGAAAAGTTGCAGTCGCGCGTCACCTTTTCGCTAGAACAGGTGGGCGGTTGCACCAAGCTGACGTTGGTTAACGACCAATGGACGGAAGGGCACCCTTCGCATGAGAATGCCAAGCAGCATTGGTGGATGATTTTGAGCAATATCAAGACTTTTGCCGAAACGGGGAAGACGTTAGATTTTGGCTGGTGA
- a CDS encoding MBL fold metallo-hydrolase has translation MWVFLIIVVSVVLLLLLFLKFYPTMGGKASKAKLHRFSQSNNYQGGKFINHLPTGMDVSATTMLSILRDYSKGNRNVKPRHPLPMTAWETRSTAGEGTASVRWFGHSALLVELDGKTLLLDPMFGKIASPLPPFGTKRYKGELSINLEDFPEIDAVLLSHDHYDHLDYGSIRRLKDKVGTFIVPLGVGSHLERWGVAPEKIQEHDWWEEASFAGLKLVCTPARHLSGRGLTDNSATLWCSWVIIGEQAKLYFSGDSGYGPHFQQIGEQYGPFDLTLMECGQYDPRWSAIHMMPEETVQAHLDVRGNVLLPIHWAGFTLALHDWTDPIERVTNAAQAQGVVISTPKIGEAVSFPASEYPASHWWR, from the coding sequence ATGTGGGTCTTCCTGATTATCGTTGTCAGCGTGGTGCTCTTGCTCCTGCTGTTTCTCAAATTTTATCCGACCATGGGCGGGAAAGCTTCGAAGGCGAAGTTGCATAGATTCTCTCAATCGAACAACTACCAAGGTGGGAAGTTCATCAATCATCTGCCGACGGGGATGGATGTTAGCGCTACTACCATGCTGTCGATCCTGCGGGACTATAGCAAAGGGAATCGCAACGTCAAGCCGCGCCATCCCTTGCCGATGACCGCCTGGGAGACACGCTCCACGGCGGGCGAGGGCACGGCAAGCGTCAGGTGGTTTGGTCACTCTGCGCTGTTGGTGGAGCTGGATGGAAAAACGCTGCTGCTCGACCCGATGTTCGGCAAAATTGCGTCGCCGTTGCCGCCATTTGGAACCAAGCGTTACAAGGGGGAACTGTCGATCAACCTGGAGGACTTTCCGGAGATCGACGCGGTGTTGCTCTCGCATGACCATTACGACCATCTGGATTATGGTTCGATCAGGCGGCTGAAAGACAAGGTCGGAACGTTTATCGTTCCGCTTGGGGTCGGGAGCCATCTGGAGCGCTGGGGTGTAGCGCCCGAAAAAATTCAAGAGCACGACTGGTGGGAGGAAGCGTCGTTTGCCGGATTGAAGCTCGTCTGTACGCCGGCGCGACATCTTTCCGGCAGGGGCCTGACCGACAACAGCGCGACGCTGTGGTGCTCGTGGGTGATCATCGGGGAGCAAGCCAAACTCTATTTCAGCGGGGACAGCGGATATGGCCCGCATTTTCAGCAGATCGGCGAGCAGTATGGACCTTTTGACCTGACGCTGATGGAGTGCGGCCAATATGATCCGCGCTGGTCGGCGATTCACATGATGCCCGAAGAGACGGTGCAGGCGCACCTCGATGTGCGTGGAAACGTGCTGCTCCCGATCCATTGGGCTGGCTTTACGCTCGCTTTGCATGACTGGACCGATCCGATTGAGCGCGTTACGAATGCAGCACAGGCGCAAGGTGTGGTCATCTCCACACCGAAAATCGGGGAAGCGGTGTCCTTCCCTGCTTCCGAATACCCGGCCTCCCATTGGTGGAGGTAG
- a CDS encoding LLM class flavin-dependent oxidoreductase, whose protein sequence is MSKQLHDISYSVLDLAPVVVGSTPAQAFQNSLDLAQHVERWGYTRYWLAEHHNMTGIASSATSVVIGHIAGGTSTIRVGSGGIMLPNHAPLMIAEQFGTLESLYPGRIDLGLGRAPGSDQATARALRRSLDNNGEDFPQLLEELRAYLNPPIPPESMPVRAVPGEGLNIPIWLLGSSGFSAQLAGILGLPFAFASHFSPRYTVPALDLYRKSFQPSEVLDEPYAMVGVNVIAADTETEARRLSTSMQQQFLNLIRNRPGQLRPPVDDMDEIWTEYERQAVMEQLGSSIVGSPEVVQAKLQAFLEKTQADEFMINAQIYDHGARLRSFEIVSQVFKG, encoded by the coding sequence ATGAGCAAACAACTTCACGACATCTCATATTCCGTATTGGATCTCGCGCCTGTCGTCGTCGGTAGCACCCCGGCGCAGGCTTTTCAAAACAGCTTGGATCTGGCGCAACATGTAGAGCGATGGGGCTACACGCGATACTGGTTGGCGGAGCATCACAACATGACGGGGATCGCCTCTTCGGCCACCTCTGTGGTGATCGGTCACATCGCGGGCGGAACCTCGACGATCCGCGTTGGCTCGGGCGGGATCATGCTGCCCAATCACGCGCCGCTGATGATCGCCGAACAGTTCGGCACGCTGGAATCGCTCTATCCTGGCCGCATCGATCTCGGGCTAGGCCGGGCGCCGGGCTCCGATCAGGCCACCGCTCGCGCCCTGCGCAGATCGCTTGACAACAACGGGGAGGATTTCCCGCAACTGCTCGAAGAGTTGCGCGCCTATCTGAATCCGCCGATCCCACCCGAATCGATGCCGGTGCGGGCGGTTCCTGGCGAGGGGCTGAACATTCCGATCTGGCTGCTCGGTTCCAGTGGTTTCAGCGCCCAGTTGGCAGGGATCCTTGGCCTGCCTTTCGCCTTTGCCAGCCATTTCTCCCCACGCTATACCGTCCCAGCGCTGGACCTGTATCGAAAGAGTTTCCAGCCGTCCGAAGTTCTTGATGAGCCGTATGCGATGGTGGGTGTCAATGTAATCGCGGCCGATACGGAAACGGAAGCGCGCCGGCTGTCCACGTCGATGCAACAGCAGTTCCTCAACCTGATCCGCAACCGTCCCGGCCAATTGCGGCCCCCTGTGGACGACATGGACGAAATTTGGACCGAATATGAACGGCAGGCGGTCATGGAACAGCTCGGCTCTTCGATCGTAGGCAGTCCCGAGGTCGTACAAGCAAAATTGCAGGCGTTCCTCGAGAAAACGCAAGCTGACGAGTTTATGATCAACGCCCAGATTTACGATCACGGGGCGCGTCTGCGCTCATTTGAAATTGTATCGCAAGTTTTTAAAGGATAG
- a CDS encoding DUF1761 domain-containing protein — protein MTFELSELNVWAILLGGLLYMAFGALYYSPLLFGNTWVRANGLQDTYMNNPMLYVGAAIVAFASSFLIAVIVQVTGADDILSALGVGLSVGLLAALGLLKNTLFGMTTRKVFAIAIGDHLIAFTLLSILHVMWP, from the coding sequence ATGACTTTTGAACTGTCAGAACTGAATGTATGGGCAATTTTGCTGGGTGGATTGCTCTACATGGCATTTGGAGCGCTGTATTACTCCCCGCTCTTGTTTGGCAACACTTGGGTGCGGGCCAATGGCCTACAAGACACCTATATGAATAATCCGATGCTTTACGTGGGCGCTGCTATTGTGGCGTTTGCTAGTTCGTTTTTGATCGCGGTCATCGTGCAGGTGACCGGAGCGGATGACATCTTGTCGGCGCTGGGCGTTGGACTTTCGGTCGGACTGCTTGCCGCCTTGGGCCTTTTGAAGAACACCCTGTTTGGCATGACGACCCGAAAAGTTTTTGCGATCGCAATTGGTGACCATTTGATCGCCTTTACACTGTTGAGCATTCTCCACGTGATGTGGCCGTAA
- a CDS encoding nicotinate phosphoribosyltransferase encodes MDMDNLTLNTDNYQLAMAYAHYVNGTYQKKTVFELYFRTLPFGSGYAVAAGLERVVRYIENLHFSEEMIAYLAQQPERYSAEFLEELRNFRFTGTIRAVPEGTVVFPNLPLLQVEARVLEAQIVETALLNAINFQTLIATKAARIRREVGADGYLIEMGTRRAHEADAAVWGTRAAYLAGFDSTSNMQAGMQFNIPTKGTHSHSWVQTHVNEREAFERFANVFPDSTTLLVDTYHALESGLPNAIQVAKELEKQGKRLFSIRLDSGDIAYQSKTARNMLDEAGLSYVKIAASNDLDEQTILHLKAQGAKVDIWGVGTKLITGYDHPALGGVYKLVESEIDGKMEPCIKISDNPEKITTPYQKNVYRILNAQGKAEGDYLTLRGEQVASNGEPIKLFDPVHTHSHKRVADYTVRPLLETIFEDGRLVYARPDIEAIKAYHQEQLQLFDPEYLRNLNPAIYLVSFSPLLWRRKRELIEAYSPQQSSYR; translated from the coding sequence GTGGACATGGACAATCTGACGTTGAATACAGACAACTACCAGTTGGCTATGGCGTATGCGCACTATGTCAATGGGACCTATCAGAAGAAGACCGTTTTTGAACTGTATTTTCGAACCTTGCCGTTTGGCAGCGGCTATGCGGTAGCGGCCGGGTTGGAGCGGGTGGTGCGCTATATTGAGAATCTGCATTTTTCGGAGGAGATGATCGCTTATTTAGCGCAGCAGCCCGAGCGTTACTCGGCAGAGTTCTTGGAGGAATTGCGCAACTTTCGCTTTACTGGCACGATTCGCGCGGTGCCGGAGGGGACGGTGGTGTTTCCAAACCTGCCGCTCTTGCAAGTGGAGGCGCGCGTGTTGGAAGCACAGATCGTCGAGACAGCACTGCTCAACGCGATCAATTTTCAAACGCTGATCGCCACCAAAGCGGCCCGCATTCGTCGCGAGGTCGGAGCGGATGGCTACCTGATCGAAATGGGAACGCGGCGCGCGCATGAGGCGGATGCGGCAGTCTGGGGTACGCGGGCCGCCTATCTGGCCGGGTTCGATTCGACTTCCAACATGCAGGCGGGGATGCAGTTCAACATCCCGACCAAAGGCACGCACTCCCACTCGTGGGTGCAGACGCATGTGAACGAGCGGGAGGCGTTTGAGAGATTTGCCAACGTATTCCCCGATAGCACCACGCTGTTGGTGGATACGTATCACGCGCTGGAATCGGGCTTACCCAACGCGATTCAGGTCGCGAAAGAACTAGAAAAGCAGGGCAAGCGGTTATTTTCCATTCGGCTCGATTCGGGGGACATCGCCTATCAATCGAAAACGGCGCGCAACATGCTGGATGAGGCCGGACTGAGCTATGTGAAGATCGCCGCCTCGAACGACTTGGACGAACAGACGATTCTGCACTTGAAAGCGCAAGGTGCAAAAGTGGACATCTGGGGCGTCGGGACCAAGCTGATCACCGGCTATGACCACCCAGCCCTGGGCGGAGTCTACAAGCTGGTCGAGAGCGAGATCGACGGGAAGATGGAGCCCTGCATCAAGATCAGCGACAATCCGGAGAAGATCACGACCCCGTATCAGAAAAACGTGTATCGGATTTTGAATGCACAGGGCAAGGCGGAAGGTGATTATCTGACACTGCGCGGCGAACAGGTGGCATCAAATGGTGAGCCGATCAAACTGTTCGACCCGGTACATACCCATTCTCACAAGCGGGTGGCAGACTATACGGTGCGCCCGCTGTTGGAAACGATTTTTGAAGACGGACGACTGGTCTATGCCCGGCCCGATATTGAGGCGATCAAAGCGTATCATCAGGAGCAGTTGCAACTGTTCGATCCCGAGTATTTGCGGAATCTGAATCCGGCGATCTATCTGGTCAGCTTCAGTCCATTGTTGTGGAGGCGCAAACGGGAGTTGATCGAAGCATACAGCCCTCAGCAAAGCTCGTATCGCTAG
- the galE gene encoding UDP-glucose 4-epimerase GalE, giving the protein MAEQHTGSILVTGGAGYIGSHTVQALLNTGAEVVVVDNLATGHRAAVPSTIPFYQVDIADDRAIRQIVAEHKVEAVIHFAARSLVGESVAQPDVYFLENTAKTIQFVSNLLASHVKQIVFSSTAAVYGIPQTSPIAEVAEQKPINPYGASKLMIEQAFTWLEQAYGLRWIALRYSNAAGAALDGSIGEHHEPETHLIPLVLQAAMGLREAAQIFGTDYNTPDGTSIRDYVHVVDLAEAHVLAVAALQKGLASGAYNVGTGTGYSVRQIIETVKCVTGVDFPVTETVRRAGDPDELVAQADKIKADLGWEAKYSDLPTMIASAWDWHLRHPYGYRSKAEALR; this is encoded by the coding sequence ATGGCAGAGCAGCATACGGGTAGCATTTTGGTAACAGGTGGTGCCGGGTACATCGGGAGTCATACGGTACAGGCGCTGTTGAACACGGGGGCTGAGGTTGTCGTCGTGGACAACTTGGCGACCGGGCACAGAGCGGCCGTGCCGTCCACGATTCCGTTTTATCAGGTGGATATCGCTGATGATCGGGCGATTCGTCAGATCGTCGCCGAGCACAAGGTCGAGGCGGTCATTCATTTTGCAGCGCGCAGTCTGGTGGGAGAATCGGTTGCTCAACCGGACGTTTATTTCCTGGAAAATACGGCGAAGACGATTCAGTTCGTATCCAATCTGCTCGCTAGTCATGTCAAGCAGATCGTGTTTTCCTCGACGGCGGCCGTATATGGAATTCCGCAGACGTCGCCGATTGCGGAAGTAGCGGAGCAGAAACCGATCAATCCATACGGAGCCTCCAAGCTGATGATCGAGCAAGCATTCACTTGGTTGGAGCAAGCCTATGGATTGCGCTGGATCGCGTTGCGGTATTCAAATGCAGCAGGTGCGGCGCTGGATGGGTCGATCGGTGAGCATCACGAACCTGAGACGCACCTGATCCCGCTGGTGTTGCAAGCGGCGATGGGCCTGCGGGAAGCCGCGCAGATTTTCGGAACCGATTACAACACGCCAGATGGGACGAGCATTCGAGATTATGTGCATGTGGTCGATCTGGCGGAGGCGCATGTGTTGGCGGTCGCGGCGCTACAAAAGGGGCTGGCCAGCGGGGCGTACAATGTCGGCACGGGCACAGGCTATTCGGTCAGGCAGATCATCGAGACGGTGAAATGCGTGACAGGGGTCGATTTTCCGGTGACCGAAACGGTGCGCAGGGCGGGCGATCCGGACGAATTGGTGGCGCAGGCAGATAAGATCAAGGCGGATCTCGGCTGGGAAGCGAAGTACAGCGACTTGCCCACGATGATCGCCAGCGCTTGGGACTGGCATCTGCGTCATCCTTATGGCTATCGGAGCAAGGCTGAAGCGTTACGCTAA
- a CDS encoding SRPBCC family protein, giving the protein MSEHNQGTLPAIRHTLQLNAPIQKVWDAVATSEGIASWFMPNDFQPVLGNEFVLEAPYGKTPCKVTEFEPPTRLAFTWTEEWLVTFELEELEDGKTEFTLTHAGWEEGKILLSGQESSKVRGQMDHGWREAVLPRLAQYVEA; this is encoded by the coding sequence GTGTCTGAACACAACCAAGGAACACTTCCTGCGATTCGCCATACGCTTCAACTGAACGCCCCGATTCAAAAAGTGTGGGATGCCGTTGCCACATCTGAGGGTATTGCATCTTGGTTTATGCCAAACGATTTCCAGCCGGTGCTGGGGAATGAATTTGTGTTGGAAGCTCCCTACGGCAAAACGCCGTGCAAAGTGACCGAATTTGAACCGCCGACCCGACTTGCCTTTACGTGGACTGAAGAATGGCTCGTCACGTTCGAATTGGAAGAGCTGGAAGATGGCAAGACCGAATTTACTTTGACGCATGCCGGTTGGGAAGAAGGTAAAATCCTGCTGTCCGGGCAAGAAAGTTCGAAAGTTCGCGGTCAGATGGACCACGGCTGGAGAGAAGCTGTCCTGCCAAGACTCGCCCAATACGTCGAGGCATAA